Within the Montipora foliosa isolate CH-2021 chromosome 11, ASM3666993v2, whole genome shotgun sequence genome, the region CTGATccttccccagccctattacctacttcttttgcaatactaagatctttttcgtagtactccaTGGCTTGTTTAACATTACCTAGATtgagataggcatttcccagatctccataggttgatccctccctagccctatcccctactttttttgcaataataagACATTTTTCatggtactcaatggcttgtttaaaattacctagattgcaataggcatttcccagatttccataggctgatccctccccagccctattacctacttcttttgcaatactaagacatttttcatggtactcaatggcttgtttaaaattacctagattgtgataggcatttcccagatttccataggctgatccctccccagcccttttacctacttctttagcaatagtaagatgtttttcgtggtactcaatggcttgtttaaaattacctagattgctataggcatttcccagatttccatggGTTGATCCTTCCCCAGccttatcccctacttcttttgcaatactaagatctttttcatagtactcaatggcttgtttaaaattacctagacgaagataggcatttcccagatttccataggttgatccctcctcAGACTTGCAGCCTATTTCTATGAAAATATGTAATGCTTGTGCATAATGTTTTATGGCCTGTTGATAATCAGGTAGGTTGAGGTAAGCACTGCCGAGATGAAAATGAGCCCTTCCTTTACGATCCCTGTCTTCTACACTTATCGCAATGGCAAGCTCTAGCATTTGCTGCTCTACAGCTTCTAACTTCCCATCTACCATTCTTCAATAACTAAATGACAATGACAGCTTTTTCGATGAGATGATCCAAtgtcaaatcaaggatgaagctggaaggaaagaaaagtaaagaCGCTTGATGTTTAATCTGCTCTTTAAAGTAATAAAAGGTTATACAATATCATGTATTCTGTgttattatatacatactgagatttacacACTGAAAAGCCGCAGAGTAAATTTTCGTTCGCAAACcgatgtaaaccaatcaaatgtcgcGTATCGCTTTTCCCACATGTGAGAAAAGCGATACGCCCAATCAGGAGCCGCGTATCATATTTTTTCACGTGTGAGCCGTACGGCAAGTTGAAGTTTTCATTCAAGGCTGGTTGGCGCGGTTTCGTACACCGCACAAGCCATCGCTTTGCGAGTCTGAAGAGAGCAAATAGTTTTTATTCGCATTTCTTCCATCGTTGATATTGAAAATTCCTGTCTCGGCGAAAGCGATGAGTGAAAAGCG harbors:
- the LOC137976837 gene encoding G-protein-signaling modulator 2-like, whose amino-acid sequence is MVDGKLEAVEQQMLELAIAISVEDRDRKGRAHFHLGSAYLNLPDYQQAIKHYAQALHIFIEIGCKSEEGSTYGNLGNAYLRLGNFKQAIEYYEKDLSIAKEVGDKAGEGSTHGNLGNAYSNLGNFKQAIEYHEKHLTIAKEVGKRAGEGSAYGNLGNAYHNLGNFKQAIEYHEKCLSIAKEVGNRAGEGSAYGNLGNAYCNLGNFKQAIEYHEKCLIIAKKVGDRAREGSTYGDLGNAYLNLGNVKQAMEYYEKDLSIAKEVGNRAGEGSAYRNLGNAYCNLGNFKQGMEYYEKYLSIVKEVGDRAGEGSAYGNLGNAYCILGNFKQAIEYFEKHLSIAKEVGNRAGEGSAYGNMGIAYLSLGNFKQAIEYYEKHLTIAKEGGKRAGEGSAYGNLGNAYHNLGNFKQAIE